A region from the Desulfitobacterium dehalogenans ATCC 51507 genome encodes:
- the purR gene encoding pur operon repressor has protein sequence MEKMKRAERMVAVMQVLMSKPNMLIPLTMLAERFGAAKSTISEDLLAVKESMRCTGQGRLETVSGAAGGVRYIPEISAEEAREFLVNLAERLSSQDRVLAGGFLYMTDLLYDPSILRPLALIFAGVFREKKPDVVVTIETKGIPLALVTAEALGVPMVIIRHGNKVTEGTSVSINYVSGSSKRIQSMTLGRRALEPGRKVLVIDDFMKAGGTALGMINLLKEFDADVVGLGVLMETPREEEPKLVDHYLSLLQLRELDPFKGVVQVIPQNSYLSL, from the coding sequence GTGGAAAAGATGAAACGCGCTGAGCGAATGGTTGCTGTGATGCAAGTACTCATGTCAAAACCTAATATGTTGATTCCTCTGACCATGCTGGCTGAACGCTTTGGGGCTGCCAAATCCACCATCAGTGAAGATCTGCTGGCCGTTAAGGAAAGCATGCGCTGCACAGGTCAAGGACGTTTGGAGACTGTGTCAGGTGCTGCCGGGGGAGTTCGTTATATTCCGGAGATTTCAGCAGAGGAAGCCCGCGAATTTCTTGTCAATTTAGCGGAGCGCTTAAGCAGTCAGGACAGGGTCCTAGCCGGTGGGTTCCTCTATATGACGGATCTTCTTTACGACCCCTCTATTTTACGTCCTTTAGCCTTAATCTTTGCCGGTGTTTTTCGGGAGAAAAAACCGGATGTGGTGGTTACGATCGAGACGAAGGGCATACCCCTGGCCTTGGTTACTGCAGAGGCCTTAGGGGTACCTATGGTCATCATCCGTCATGGTAACAAGGTCACGGAAGGAACTTCTGTCAGTATCAATTATGTCTCCGGTTCTTCAAAACGGATTCAGTCCATGACTCTTGGACGAAGAGCGTTAGAGCCCGGGCGGAAGGTCTTAGTCATTGACGATTTTATGAAGGCCGGCGGAACTGCCTTAGGAATGATCAATCTTTTGAAGGAGTTTGACGCCGATGTGGTCGGACTAGGGGTCTTGATGGAGACACCTCGGGAAGAAGAACCCAAGCTTGTCGATCATTATCTATCCCTTCTTCAGCTCAGGGAGCTGGATCCTTTTAAGGGAGTCGTCCAGGTGATTCCTCAGAATAGTTACTTATCACTCTAA
- a CDS encoding GntR family transcriptional regulator translates to MGRKLVPVKLDSYKPLREIVFESLREAIINGVLEPGERLMEIQLAEEMGVSRTPVREAIRKLELENFVVMIPRKGAYVAGVSHKDVADVFEIRSALEGLAAGLAAERATDQEIEEMERFLLYYEGQEMSLEQMVNSDTDFHALVYKASRNERLIQILANLREQIQRFRATSLSVPGRLKNAIDEHRNIVEALARHDVEEAQTLATAHIVTAENVMFEALRLSKELGDSKESSEANSEKE, encoded by the coding sequence ATGGGTAGAAAGCTGGTGCCAGTAAAACTCGATAGTTACAAACCCTTAAGAGAGATTGTGTTCGAATCCTTGCGCGAGGCCATTATCAATGGAGTTCTTGAACCCGGTGAACGCTTAATGGAGATCCAATTGGCTGAAGAAATGGGGGTAAGCCGCACCCCGGTCAGAGAAGCGATTCGTAAGCTGGAGCTGGAAAACTTCGTCGTCATGATTCCACGTAAAGGAGCCTATGTGGCCGGAGTGTCCCATAAGGATGTGGCGGATGTGTTTGAAATCCGTTCCGCTCTGGAAGGCTTAGCTGCCGGACTGGCGGCAGAACGGGCTACAGATCAGGAAATTGAAGAGATGGAACGGTTCCTCCTTTATTATGAAGGGCAAGAGATGAGTCTGGAGCAGATGGTAAACTCGGATACGGATTTCCACGCTTTGGTCTATAAGGCCAGCCGCAACGAGCGCCTGATTCAGATCCTGGCCAATTTGCGGGAGCAGATCCAACGGTTTCGTGCTACTTCCCTGTCCGTTCCGGGACGGCTTAAGAATGCCATCGATGAACACCGCAACATTGTGGAGGCGTTAGCCCGCCATGATGTGGAAGAGGCACAAACGTTAGCGACGGCTCATATTGTGACGGCTGAGAATGTTATGTTTGAAGCCCTGCGCCTTTCCAAGGAACTGGGAGACTCTAAGGAGAGCAGTGAAGCCAATTCTGAGAAAGAATAG
- a CDS encoding MerR family transcriptional regulator: MNEITKNTGINKSTVLYYLSLGLLPDPIRTSKNMAYYPAIYLDIIPVIRYLQEKMHLPLGIIKQLIDNIGFQRFTTENAIHYYETFLSPLKQKEDHVFYNSKEFINISNLESHEIRQLENSELLFPSGSELYCNEDLLVANAFKKLKDYGITVSDIKKLADKTETLAYEIHELYHKYAKGLDSEEEQELTKAMRKELETIFGYLINKYMQLIYKEENE, from the coding sequence ATGAACGAAATCACCAAAAATACCGGCATTAACAAGTCAACAGTTTTATACTATTTATCCTTAGGCCTACTTCCGGATCCAATAAGAACATCAAAAAACATGGCATATTATCCTGCTATATATCTTGATATTATCCCTGTAATCCGATATCTCCAGGAAAAAATGCACTTGCCTTTGGGTATTATAAAACAACTAATTGATAATATTGGTTTTCAAAGATTTACAACAGAAAATGCGATTCATTATTATGAAACATTCCTAAGCCCGCTCAAGCAAAAGGAAGATCATGTTTTTTATAATAGCAAAGAATTCATAAATATCTCAAACCTGGAATCTCATGAAATTCGCCAATTGGAAAACAGCGAATTGCTTTTTCCATCAGGAAGTGAATTATATTGCAATGAAGACTTGCTTGTAGCAAATGCGTTTAAAAAGCTGAAAGACTATGGGATTACAGTTTCTGATATTAAAAAATTAGCTGATAAAACTGAAACATTAGCATATGAGATTCATGAACTCTATCACAAATATGCAAAAGGATTAGACTCGGAAGAAGAACAAGAACTTACAAAAGCTATGCGTAAGGAGCTTGAGACGATCTTTGGTTATTTGATAAATAAATACATGCAATTAATTTATAAAGAAGAGAATGAATAA
- a CDS encoding glycosyltransferase — MYDVIIPAQNEEKSILAVLATVLRLPIKRAILVLNGCTDRTLDLTRSILDQRIHTIYFADPLGIDVPRAIGALYARSLNTHGVLFVDGDTSGDIYDGLSRLLAALDEGTDVALTNCYPYITHRAKLANLVLRFRGSLNKELGYFQFLGNATPTHGPHALSARALELLIPEAIAIPPLTLVLAKRFDLKVKVATSIRHQDLKSPRKHRRHARLIAETIIGDCVMGLTLARNEEVTRSLGKHKMLGYHPERRFDILQLWAESLNASHSYCENHLIIPRDVQFSG, encoded by the coding sequence ATGTACGATGTGATCATTCCCGCCCAAAACGAAGAAAAAAGCATCCTGGCTGTCTTAGCAACCGTATTAAGATTGCCCATAAAAAGAGCCATCTTGGTTCTCAATGGATGTACCGATCGGACTCTGGATTTGACCCGCTCCATCCTGGATCAGCGCATCCATACCATTTATTTTGCTGACCCCCTGGGCATCGATGTCCCCCGGGCCATTGGGGCTCTTTATGCCCGTTCCCTTAATACTCATGGAGTCCTTTTTGTGGATGGAGATACCTCGGGAGATATTTATGACGGCTTATCAAGACTCCTGGCCGCCTTAGACGAAGGTACGGATGTAGCCTTAACCAACTGCTATCCTTACATTACTCACCGCGCTAAGCTGGCTAATCTTGTCCTGCGCTTTAGGGGAAGTTTGAATAAGGAATTAGGCTACTTTCAGTTTTTAGGAAATGCTACCCCTACCCATGGACCCCATGCCTTATCTGCTCGGGCACTGGAACTGCTTATCCCTGAAGCAATCGCTATTCCTCCCCTGACTCTGGTCTTAGCCAAGCGTTTCGACCTCAAGGTTAAAGTAGCCACCTCCATACGCCATCAAGATCTTAAATCCCCTCGCAAGCACCGCCGCCATGCTCGTCTCATCGCCGAGACCATCATCGGCGACTGTGTGATGGGGCTGACTTTGGCTCGTAACGAAGAGGTCACACGTTCTCTGGGAAAACACAAAATGCTGGGATATCATCCCGAACGGCGCTTTGATATTCTCCAGCTTTGGGCAGAATCTTTAAACGCCTCTCATTCCTATTGTGAAAATCATTTAATCATTCCAAGAGATGTACAGTTTAGCGGATAA
- a CDS encoding heparan-alpha-glucosaminide N-acetyltransferase, whose protein sequence is MSPNRFPVIDSLRTLALALMITYHLIYDLDQWTNLAVDVNNPLWFIIGKTAALLFIFLSGLSSGLSKHPLKNGLRVLFFGMIITLVTYVAFPGEYIRFGILHFLGVMMALYPLIRKLPNSVLLLCSVLSIGIGFIIKNQVVNTPLLLPLGFIYPDFSTLDFYPLFPYSGVTFLGVLCYRYFFANRSKAKTSASSAKKSKKNRDKSGQKDAQKQRAASPMVTWVSRHSLWIYLIHQPILLGLVFALKALAFIS, encoded by the coding sequence TTGTCCCCAAACCGTTTTCCCGTCATTGATAGTTTACGTACTCTGGCTCTTGCCTTAATGATTACTTATCATCTCATTTATGATTTAGATCAATGGACCAATTTGGCTGTTGATGTGAATAACCCTTTATGGTTTATCATCGGTAAAACGGCTGCTCTGCTTTTTATTTTCCTTTCCGGCCTAAGCAGCGGTTTAAGCAAGCATCCCCTTAAAAACGGACTGCGGGTTTTATTTTTTGGGATGATTATTACCCTGGTGACCTATGTCGCCTTTCCCGGGGAATATATCCGCTTTGGAATTCTCCATTTCTTAGGGGTTATGATGGCTCTCTATCCTCTAATTCGAAAACTTCCCAATAGCGTACTCCTTCTATGCTCGGTTCTGTCCATAGGCATCGGATTTATTATCAAGAACCAAGTAGTGAACACCCCTCTTCTCCTTCCTCTGGGGTTCATCTATCCTGACTTTTCCACTTTGGATTTTTACCCTTTATTTCCTTATAGCGGGGTAACCTTCTTGGGAGTTCTCTGTTATCGTTATTTCTTTGCGAACCGAAGCAAGGCAAAAACCTCCGCTTCTTCGGCGAAAAAGAGCAAGAAGAATCGCGATAAATCAGGTCAAAAGGACGCTCAAAAACAAAGGGCAGCCTCCCCCATGGTTACCTGGGTCAGCCGCCACTCTTTATGGATTTACTTGATACATCAGCCCATTTTGCTTGGGCTTGTTTTCGCCTTGAAGGCCCTTGCCTTTATATCTTGA
- the spoVG gene encoding septation regulator SpoVG: MNITDVRVRKVNVEGKMKAVVSVTFDNSFVVHDVKVVEGTNGLFVAMPSRKTPEGEFRDIAHPISSAAREVIQNAVLKAYQEAM; the protein is encoded by the coding sequence ATGAACATTACTGACGTACGGGTACGGAAGGTGAATGTCGAGGGCAAGATGAAAGCAGTTGTTTCTGTTACATTCGACAATTCGTTTGTCGTTCACGATGTGAAAGTAGTGGAAGGGACAAACGGGCTTTTCGTTGCTATGCCCAGCCGGAAAACTCCGGAAGGTGAATTCCGTGATATAGCACACCCTATCTCTTCTGCAGCCCGCGAAGTGATTCAAAACGCAGTATTAAAAGCTTACCAGGAAGCAATGTAA
- a CDS encoding 4Fe-4S binding protein: MSARPCWKCILSCKKKVLGKVNLPFHKHVRFAHPDNCVGCYQCEKECEFGAIIKYSKKGDE; encoded by the coding sequence ATCTCTGCAAGGCCATGTTGGAAATGTATCCTTTCCTGCAAGAAGAAGGTACTTGGAAAAGTTAATCTGCCTTTTCACAAGCATGTTAGGTTTGCTCATCCCGACAATTGTGTTGGTTGCTATCAATGTGAAAAAGAATGTGAATTTGGAGCCATCATTAAATATTCAAAAAAGGGGGATGAATGA
- a CDS encoding DUF4405 domain-containing protein: MNKKEKNRRINIFLLAVYLGVFGTGLIMFLKFHVGDGSIRETFIGVQKSVWLNTHRVMAIAFLTGCIIHKRRYWKLLTRHRLLFIESILVMGTGFYAWIALSQAGSIFQESIQHHRLIDSHNIIGLFLLFSLTVHIKRRWHRFFHMQKKI, encoded by the coding sequence TTGAATAAGAAAGAGAAAAACCGCCGAATAAATATATTCCTTCTTGCAGTATATCTTGGTGTGTTTGGTACAGGGTTAATAATGTTTTTAAAATTCCACGTGGGTGACGGCAGCATACGCGAAACGTTTATAGGTGTGCAGAAGTCAGTATGGTTAAATACCCACAGAGTAATGGCGATCGCATTTCTGACTGGTTGTATAATTCACAAGAGACGCTATTGGAAACTCCTGACTAGGCATCGACTTCTTTTCATTGAATCAATTCTAGTAATGGGAACTGGTTTTTACGCTTGGATAGCTCTATCCCAGGCAGGAAGCATTTTTCAGGAATCAATACAACATCATCGCTTGATTGATTCGCATAACATTATCGGTCTCTTTCTACTTTTCAGTCTAACAGTACACATCAAACGGCGCTGGCATAGGTTTTTTCACATGCAAAAGAAAATTTGA
- a CDS encoding L,D-transpeptidase, with product MNPIPQRKIMIRRSSRQIELYDGNQLLACYPCAVGKNATPTPLGNYAVSTKVINPGGAFGTRWLGLSLPDYGIHGTNKPSSIGTQASLGCIRMHNHHVEALYNQVGVGTPVVITE from the coding sequence ATGAATCCGATACCCCAGCGAAAAATTATGATCCGTCGTTCCTCGCGACAAATAGAGCTCTATGATGGCAATCAACTCTTAGCCTGCTATCCTTGTGCCGTAGGCAAAAACGCAACCCCCACTCCTCTAGGGAACTATGCTGTGTCTACTAAGGTTATTAATCCCGGCGGAGCCTTCGGAACCCGTTGGCTTGGCCTATCCCTCCCGGACTACGGGATTCATGGAACAAACAAGCCCTCCAGCATCGGTACTCAAGCATCCTTAGGCTGTATTCGTATGCATAATCATCATGTGGAGGCTCTTTATAACCAAGTCGGCGTGGGGACGCCGGTGGTTATAACGGAGTAG
- the ispE gene encoding 4-(cytidine 5'-diphospho)-2-C-methyl-D-erythritol kinase → MIKNQVEMFAYAKINLALAITGRRPDGYHELESVMQSIGIYDRIRVTLAESGIQCSCGVWSGPENLAYRAAEAFLSGLGSSQGIYIEIEKNIPVQAGLGGGSADAAATLQALNKLFKEPYTQEQLKSFAAQLGADVAFCLKGGTQWATGVGEELRDLPYAPKINLILIKPDQGVTTAEAYRTFDQEGRFSHLDYAMWQGALASGRTESLIPLLYNDLEPASMKILPEIAWVKEELMKQNGCLGALMSGSGSAVFGIIEAAEQAERIAAIWRERQYNVWITHTIERGNIYG, encoded by the coding sequence ATGATTAAGAATCAGGTTGAAATGTTCGCCTACGCCAAAATAAATCTTGCTCTGGCCATAACAGGCCGTCGTCCCGATGGGTATCATGAGTTGGAAAGCGTCATGCAGTCCATAGGAATCTATGATCGGATACGAGTGACCTTGGCGGAGAGTGGAATTCAGTGCTCCTGCGGAGTATGGAGCGGCCCGGAGAATCTGGCTTACCGGGCAGCGGAAGCCTTTTTAAGCGGGCTGGGGAGCAGCCAGGGTATTTATATTGAAATTGAGAAGAATATCCCTGTTCAAGCAGGATTAGGTGGAGGAAGCGCAGACGCCGCGGCAACCTTGCAGGCTCTGAATAAACTCTTTAAGGAGCCCTATACTCAGGAGCAACTGAAGAGCTTTGCCGCCCAGCTGGGTGCGGATGTGGCCTTTTGTCTGAAGGGTGGGACCCAATGGGCAACCGGTGTGGGTGAAGAATTAAGAGATTTACCTTATGCTCCGAAAATCAATCTTATTCTCATTAAACCTGACCAAGGGGTAACTACTGCCGAAGCCTACCGTACCTTTGACCAGGAAGGAAGATTCTCTCATCTGGATTATGCAATGTGGCAAGGGGCTTTGGCATCAGGAAGAACAGAAAGCCTTATCCCCCTCCTGTATAACGATTTAGAGCCGGCTTCCATGAAGATTCTCCCGGAAATAGCCTGGGTCAAAGAAGAATTAATGAAGCAAAACGGATGTCTGGGAGCTTTAATGTCCGGCAGCGGATCCGCAGTGTTTGGAATCATTGAAGCTGCGGAACAAGCGGAAAGAATTGCTGCGATATGGAGAGAAAGACAATATAATGTCTGGATAACGCATACTATAGAAAGGGGAAATATTTATGGGTAG
- the cphA gene encoding cyanophycin synthetase: MEILKIQAIPGANVYSYRPVIRAVVDLQEWTERTSDTFGDFNTRLVQCLPTLYEHFCSRGKPGGFVERLNEGTLVGHIIEHVTIELLTRAGQNIPYGKTLCLPEHPGHYEIIFNYDSLEGGIEGFKQGYNLVQELLSGQKPIVTSKIESIKEVIRRFELGASTRAIIEAAAGRGIPVIRLNDSSLLQLGYGRNQRRVQAAMSDQTSCIGVDIACDKGLTKKLLYEGGIPVPDGVIAWDEEEAVEGFHQLAQPVVVKPYNGNQGKGVTLKLKNEAEVRAAFRVAQAYGDQVVVEEYIEGKNYRLLVVGGKMVAAAERIPAHVIGDGASTVEELVHLANSDPQRGEDHEKALTKIKIDPVVLMTLTQKQISLETVPADGEVVYLRDSANLSTGGISVDVTDQVHPDNAALAEYAARIVGLDIAGVDMVLEDIEQPYQEQRGAIIEVNAAPGLRMHQSPTVGRPLDVGKTIVDRVLPKGNGRIPVISVTGTNGKTTTTRMIGKMLMNRDLVVGMTATDGIYVGGKLLLKGDTTGPESAQIVLRHPDVQVAVLETARGGILRAGLAYDYADVAVVTNVANDHLGQYGMESLEDIAHVKSLIAEVVRPHSYVVLNADDPLVASFARKTKGKVIFFSTEKDNITIRKHLAVGGIAVFVRRGNILLCQGEQSHKICGVKDLPVTWNGKALHNLQNALAAIAVGWSLGLEGEGIRTSLSEFTSDPECNRGRLNPYTIGGVQVFIDYGHNAAGVKAIAQTLRKFKAPAVVGCVTVPGDRPDETIREVAQVAARGFHRLIIREDGDLRGRQPGEIAGIIMEEAIASGMDPRRISVVLPEREAFCHGLDTCKPGEIFVMFYEHLEPIEEEIALRLECGQLTKEGFLEVGNLGAI; the protein is encoded by the coding sequence ATGGAGATACTGAAAATCCAGGCGATCCCGGGAGCTAATGTCTACAGCTATCGACCGGTCATCCGGGCCGTCGTGGATCTCCAGGAATGGACAGAACGAACAAGCGACACCTTTGGAGACTTTAATACCCGTCTGGTTCAATGTTTGCCCACTCTTTACGAGCATTTTTGCTCCCGGGGCAAACCGGGAGGATTTGTAGAACGGTTGAATGAGGGAACTTTAGTCGGACATATTATTGAACATGTAACCATCGAGCTCCTCACTCGTGCAGGACAGAATATTCCTTATGGGAAAACCCTATGTCTGCCTGAACATCCAGGTCATTATGAAATCATTTTCAATTACGATTCACTTGAAGGAGGAATCGAAGGCTTCAAGCAAGGCTATAACCTGGTGCAAGAGTTGCTATCCGGACAAAAACCCATTGTCACAAGCAAGATCGAGAGCATTAAGGAAGTTATTCGAAGGTTTGAGCTGGGTGCTTCTACCCGGGCAATTATTGAAGCTGCCGCAGGGCGGGGTATTCCCGTTATACGTTTAAATGACAGCAGTCTTCTGCAATTGGGCTATGGACGCAACCAAAGGAGAGTTCAGGCTGCTATGAGTGACCAGACCAGCTGTATCGGTGTGGACATTGCTTGTGATAAAGGGTTGACGAAAAAGCTGCTCTATGAAGGGGGAATTCCCGTTCCCGATGGGGTGATTGCCTGGGATGAAGAAGAGGCAGTGGAAGGATTTCACCAGCTGGCTCAGCCTGTCGTGGTCAAGCCTTATAACGGAAACCAGGGAAAAGGTGTGACCCTGAAGCTTAAGAACGAGGCTGAGGTTCGGGCGGCCTTTCGAGTGGCTCAGGCCTATGGGGATCAAGTGGTCGTCGAGGAGTATATTGAAGGAAAGAACTACCGGCTGCTTGTGGTGGGTGGAAAAATGGTGGCAGCTGCCGAGCGTATTCCGGCTCATGTCATCGGAGATGGGGCTTCTACGGTGGAAGAGCTTGTTCATCTCGCCAACTCCGATCCCCAGCGGGGAGAGGACCATGAAAAGGCCTTAACCAAGATAAAAATTGACCCTGTTGTCCTGATGACCTTGACCCAAAAGCAGATCTCTTTGGAGACCGTACCTGCCGATGGGGAGGTTGTTTATCTGAGAGATAGCGCTAACTTAAGCACAGGGGGAATTTCCGTGGATGTTACGGATCAAGTTCACCCTGATAATGCTGCTTTAGCCGAGTATGCTGCGCGAATCGTTGGGTTGGATATTGCAGGGGTAGATATGGTCCTGGAGGATATTGAGCAGCCTTACCAGGAGCAACGTGGAGCGATTATCGAGGTCAATGCGGCTCCGGGCTTAAGAATGCATCAATCCCCAACCGTGGGCCGGCCTTTGGATGTGGGGAAGACCATCGTTGACCGTGTCCTGCCCAAGGGAAATGGAAGAATTCCCGTCATCTCGGTTACCGGAACCAATGGTAAGACGACAACCACGCGGATGATCGGAAAAATGCTGATGAATCGGGATTTAGTAGTGGGAATGACCGCCACAGACGGTATTTATGTAGGGGGTAAGCTCCTTCTCAAGGGAGATACCACCGGACCGGAAAGTGCTCAGATCGTTCTTCGTCACCCTGATGTTCAGGTGGCTGTGCTGGAAACGGCACGAGGCGGGATATTGAGAGCCGGGCTGGCCTATGATTATGCCGATGTAGCAGTAGTGACCAATGTAGCCAACGACCATCTTGGCCAGTATGGAATGGAAAGCTTAGAAGATATTGCTCATGTCAAAAGTCTTATAGCCGAGGTCGTTCGTCCCCATAGCTATGTGGTCCTCAACGCCGATGATCCATTAGTTGCTTCCTTTGCCCGGAAAACTAAAGGCAAAGTTATTTTCTTCAGTACCGAAAAAGATAACATTACTATACGCAAGCATTTGGCTGTGGGAGGGATCGCCGTCTTCGTACGCAGGGGGAATATTCTCCTTTGCCAAGGGGAGCAGTCCCATAAGATTTGCGGGGTAAAAGATCTGCCGGTGACCTGGAATGGGAAGGCCCTCCATAATTTACAGAATGCTTTAGCGGCCATCGCCGTGGGATGGTCCCTGGGGCTTGAGGGTGAGGGAATCCGCACTTCTTTGTCGGAGTTTACATCCGATCCGGAATGCAATCGTGGACGTTTGAACCCTTATACGATTGGGGGAGTTCAGGTCTTCATCGACTATGGTCATAATGCGGCGGGGGTTAAGGCCATTGCCCAGACCTTGAGGAAGTTTAAGGCTCCCGCAGTGGTGGGTTGTGTGACCGTACCAGGAGACCGGCCGGATGAAACCATCCGGGAAGTCGCCCAGGTAGCGGCCAGAGGTTTTCATCGGCTGATTATTCGCGAGGATGGGGATCTGAGGGGACGGCAGCCTGGTGAAATTGCCGGGATTATCATGGAGGAAGCTATTGCTTCAGGTATGGATCCCCGAAGAATTTCCGTTGTTCTTCCAGAACGGGAAGCTTTCTGCCACGGCTTGGATACCTGCAAACCCGGAGAGATTTTCGTAATGTTCTATGAACACCTGGAGCCTATTGAGGAAGAAATCGCCCTCCGTCTCGAATGCGGCCAATTAACTAAAGAAGGGTTTCTTGAAGTAGGTAATCTAGGAGCCATCTAG
- the yabG gene encoding sporulation peptidase YabG, producing MLKVGDVVARKSHKQDLFFRIEQIMSVKGERIAILKGINLRLIADAPLQDLVEKNPSEVAHYQREDYQDIYNKLKIVVNQRKYVPEAQDEFYEIPGRVLHLDGDEEYLSQCIKTYQQLGLDAKGICISEVEQPKKIRQILQENPTDIVVLTGHDGFLKGKKDFKSLDSYRSSRFFVQSVIEARRFQPNRDALVIFAGACQSNYEAIIRAGANFASSPKRTLIHAFDPVFIVERIAFTPIDQMVSLKEIIQHTVTGTDGLGGIETRGHLRKGYPRSPY from the coding sequence ATGTTAAAAGTTGGCGACGTTGTAGCTAGAAAATCCCATAAACAAGACTTATTTTTCCGTATTGAGCAAATAATGTCGGTTAAGGGAGAGCGGATTGCAATCTTAAAGGGAATTAATCTTAGGCTTATAGCTGATGCACCTCTTCAGGATTTGGTGGAAAAAAACCCATCAGAAGTCGCTCATTATCAACGGGAAGATTACCAGGATATATACAATAAGCTGAAAATAGTGGTCAATCAGCGTAAATATGTTCCAGAGGCTCAGGATGAATTCTATGAAATTCCAGGGCGGGTGCTTCACCTGGATGGGGATGAGGAATATCTAAGTCAATGCATCAAGACATATCAACAGCTGGGACTGGACGCTAAAGGAATCTGCATATCTGAAGTGGAGCAGCCTAAGAAGATACGGCAGATTCTTCAGGAAAATCCTACGGATATCGTGGTCCTCACGGGGCATGACGGGTTTCTCAAAGGAAAAAAGGATTTCAAGAGCCTTGACAGCTATCGGAGTTCCCGCTTCTTCGTCCAATCCGTCATTGAGGCCCGCCGCTTCCAGCCTAATCGGGATGCCCTGGTAATTTTTGCCGGGGCCTGCCAATCCAATTACGAAGCCATTATCAGAGCAGGAGCTAATTTTGCTTCCTCTCCCAAAAGGACTTTGATTCATGCCTTTGATCCGGTCTTTATCGTGGAGAGAATCGCCTTTACTCCCATTGATCAGATGGTATCCCTGAAGGAAATCATTCAGCATACGGTCACCGGTACCGACGGCCTTGGCGGAATCGAGACCCGGGGTCATCTCCGCAAGGGGTATCCGCGAAGCCCTTACTAA
- a CDS encoding cyanophycinase, translating into MNHYVEGKLLIIGGAEDKKGECKILKRFIQEAGGKESRVVVLTAATEMPEQVGSEYKELFESLGAPEVQVLDIDERVSANRESVSQELQKATGVFFTGGDQLRITGILGGTRLGTTLHSLYQRGVIIAGTSAGASAMSDTMIVGGEAGTPKKDTLTMAPGLGLLHSVVVDQHFAQRGRIGRLLSAIAQNPNVLGVGIDEDTSILVYSDGHFTVVGNQTVTVVDASPTMASNVSEISPGQALVLTPVLMHILSDGYRFDLKRRAANINLT; encoded by the coding sequence ATGAATCATTACGTGGAGGGCAAGCTCTTAATCATCGGTGGAGCCGAAGACAAAAAGGGAGAGTGTAAAATACTGAAGCGGTTTATCCAAGAAGCGGGGGGAAAGGAAAGCCGTGTGGTGGTTTTGACCGCTGCCACGGAAATGCCGGAGCAGGTAGGTTCTGAATATAAGGAGCTCTTTGAAAGCTTAGGGGCTCCTGAGGTACAGGTCCTGGATATAGACGAAAGGGTCTCAGCCAATCGGGAATCCGTATCTCAGGAATTGCAAAAGGCTACCGGGGTTTTTTTCACGGGAGGAGACCAGCTGCGCATCACAGGAATTTTAGGGGGAACCCGTTTAGGGACAACCTTACATAGCCTTTATCAAAGAGGAGTCATTATTGCCGGAACCAGTGCCGGGGCTTCAGCCATGTCCGATACTATGATCGTGGGCGGGGAGGCGGGTACGCCCAAAAAAGATACCTTAACGATGGCGCCTGGTCTTGGTCTGCTTCATTCAGTTGTCGTGGATCAACATTTTGCCCAGAGGGGTCGTATCGGTCGACTGCTTTCAGCCATCGCCCAAAACCCTAATGTTCTCGGGGTGGGTATTGATGAAGATACCTCCATTCTTGTCTATTCGGATGGGCATTTTACTGTGGTAGGTAACCAGACCGTTACAGTGGTGGATGCTTCCCCTACCATGGCCAGCAATGTATCGGAAATTTCGCCGGGCCAAGCCCTCGTTCTTACCCCTGTTCTCATGCATATCTTGTCCGATGGCTATCGTTTCGACCTCAAAAGAAGAGCGGCAAACATAAATCTTACTTAG